In the Streptomyces sp. f51 genome, one interval contains:
- a CDS encoding class I SAM-dependent methyltransferase: MKPSSSPSPSTPSSPPGAALHAARARSFDGAAAQYAANRPSYPPALFDAVEDLAGRSLRGAGAADVGAGTGISTGLLHDRGADVLAVEPGPGMAAEFRRVHPRIPIVRGSGDALPLATASMDFITYAQSWHWTEPRRSVPEAVRVLRPGGALALWWNTEALDVPWIEAAARRAGRFLGLDEKDLKADRSSCSAHSAHSLAADPSGTLAFEHRRVRWSRRVPVDTRLANIGSHSQFLVLGEEATAAFFAEERNHLLQAFPEGFVEEAYVVELLVAIRP, from the coding sequence ATGAAGCCTTCCTCGTCGCCCTCGCCCTCCACTCCCTCCTCGCCTCCCGGAGCCGCCCTGCACGCCGCGCGGGCCCGTTCGTTCGACGGTGCCGCGGCGCAGTACGCCGCCAACCGTCCCTCGTACCCGCCCGCCCTCTTCGACGCCGTGGAAGACCTGGCGGGCCGGTCGCTGCGCGGCGCCGGGGCCGCCGATGTCGGAGCGGGCACCGGCATCTCGACCGGGCTCCTGCACGACCGCGGCGCGGACGTCCTCGCCGTGGAGCCCGGCCCGGGCATGGCCGCCGAGTTCCGCCGCGTCCACCCCCGCATCCCGATCGTCCGGGGCAGCGGCGACGCCCTGCCCCTCGCGACCGCCTCCATGGACTTCATCACCTACGCCCAGTCCTGGCACTGGACCGAGCCGCGCCGCTCGGTGCCGGAGGCCGTGCGCGTGCTGCGTCCCGGCGGGGCCCTGGCGCTGTGGTGGAACACCGAGGCCCTCGACGTCCCGTGGATCGAGGCGGCGGCCCGGCGCGCCGGACGTTTCCTCGGCCTGGACGAGAAGGACCTGAAGGCGGACAGGAGTTCCTGCTCCGCCCACTCCGCTCACTCCCTGGCCGCCGACCCCAGCGGGACCCTCGCCTTCGAACACCGCCGGGTCCGCTGGAGCCGGCGCGTCCCGGTCGACACCCGCCTCGCCAACATCGGCAGCCACTCGCAGTTCCTGGTCCTCGGCGAGGAGGCCACCGCCGCGTTCTTCGCCGAGGAACGGAACCACCTCCTCCAGGCCTTCCCCGAAGGATTCGTGGAGGAGGCCTACGTCGTGGAACTGCTGGTGGCGATCCGCCCGTGA
- a CDS encoding Ppx/GppA phosphatase family protein translates to MRLGVLDVGSNTVHLLVVDAHPGARPLPAHSHKAELRLAQLLDESGAIGPEGVDKLIETVHDALEAAEDKGVEALLPFATSAVREAVNADEVLARVQAETDVELQVLTGAEEARLTFLAARRWFGWSAGKLLVLDIGGGSLEIAYGMDEEPDAAVSLPLGAGRLTAGWLPTDPADPADVRALRRHVRAQIARTVGEFARFGAPDHVVATSKTFKQLARIAGAARSTDGLYVQRELKRRSLEDWVPRLASMTADERAELPGVSPGRSGQLLAGALVAEAAMDLFGVETLEICPWALREGVILRRLDQMASE, encoded by the coding sequence ATGAGACTCGGTGTCCTCGACGTGGGTTCGAACACGGTGCATCTGCTGGTGGTCGACGCCCACCCCGGTGCCCGCCCGCTTCCCGCGCACTCGCACAAGGCCGAACTGCGGCTCGCCCAACTGCTCGACGAGAGCGGGGCGATCGGCCCCGAAGGCGTCGACAAGCTCATCGAGACGGTCCACGACGCCCTGGAGGCCGCCGAGGACAAGGGCGTCGAGGCCCTGCTGCCGTTCGCGACCTCGGCCGTGCGCGAGGCCGTCAACGCCGACGAGGTCCTCGCCCGGGTCCAGGCCGAGACCGATGTCGAGCTCCAGGTCCTGACCGGCGCCGAGGAGGCCCGGCTCACGTTCCTCGCGGCCCGCCGCTGGTTCGGCTGGTCGGCGGGCAAGCTGCTCGTCCTCGACATCGGCGGCGGCTCCCTGGAGATCGCGTACGGCATGGACGAGGAGCCGGACGCGGCCGTGTCGCTGCCGCTCGGCGCCGGCCGGCTCACCGCGGGCTGGCTGCCCACCGACCCGGCGGACCCGGCGGACGTGCGGGCGCTGCGCCGGCACGTACGGGCCCAGATCGCCCGGACGGTCGGGGAGTTCGCCCGGTTCGGCGCACCGGACCACGTGGTCGCCACCTCCAAGACGTTCAAGCAGCTCGCCCGGATCGCCGGGGCGGCCCGCTCCACCGACGGCCTGTACGTCCAGCGCGAGCTCAAGCGACGCTCCCTGGAGGACTGGGTCCCCCGCCTCGCGTCCATGACGGCCGACGAGCGCGCCGAACTGCCGGGCGTCTCCCCGGGCCGCTCCGGCCAGCTCCTCGCCGGCGCCCTGGTCGCCGAGGCCGCCATGGACCTCTTCGGCGTCGAAACCCTGGAAATCTGCCCCTGGGCCCTGAGAGAGGGAGTCATCCTCCGCCGCCTGGACCAGATGGCCTCGGAGTAG
- a CDS encoding SulP family inorganic anion transporter, translated as MRKADLFASLVVFLVALPLCVGVAIASGVPAELGLVTGIVGGLVAGALPGSSLQVSGPAAGLTVLVYEAVRSYGVQALGVLVLGAGLVQLGLGVLRLGRWFRAVSVAVVQGMLAGIGLVLIAGQVYAMGDAAAPSDGLGKIAGLVSLAGAADPVALAVGGATVAVLLLWPRWRRGARVVPAPLLAVALASAVTGTFGLAVRRVEIQGLFDAVRPPSTADLGRLTEVGVIGTVLAFALIASAESLFSAAAVDRLHQGPRTDYDRELIAQGAGNAVCGMLGALPMTAVIVRSAANVHAGARTKASRVLHGVWLLLFTAVVPAVLGLIPVAALAGLLVHAGCKLVPVREVRALWRGHRGEVGVLTVTAVAIVLGNLFEGVLVGLALAVAKTAWDISHVHVETEDRGAAGLVVRVVGNATFLRLPKLLDALEALPRDRVVRLELGGLRHVDHACAAALDAWAAGRDHGRIATSSSTT; from the coding sequence ATGCGCAAGGCCGATCTGTTCGCGTCCCTCGTCGTCTTTCTGGTGGCGTTGCCCCTGTGTGTCGGGGTCGCCATAGCGTCCGGTGTACCGGCCGAACTGGGGCTGGTGACCGGAATCGTCGGCGGGCTGGTCGCCGGGGCGCTGCCCGGCAGCAGTCTCCAGGTGAGCGGCCCCGCCGCCGGGCTGACCGTGCTCGTGTACGAGGCAGTGCGGTCGTACGGGGTCCAGGCGCTCGGCGTGCTGGTGCTCGGGGCCGGGCTCGTGCAGCTCGGACTCGGGGTCCTGCGGCTGGGGCGGTGGTTCCGGGCCGTGTCGGTGGCCGTGGTGCAGGGGATGCTCGCCGGGATCGGGCTCGTGCTGATCGCGGGCCAGGTGTACGCCATGGGCGACGCGGCGGCGCCCTCCGACGGGCTCGGGAAGATCGCCGGGCTCGTGTCACTGGCCGGGGCCGCCGATCCGGTGGCGCTCGCGGTCGGGGGCGCCACCGTCGCCGTACTGCTGCTGTGGCCGCGCTGGCGGCGGGGCGCACGGGTGGTGCCGGCGCCGCTGCTGGCGGTGGCGCTCGCCTCGGCCGTGACCGGGACCTTCGGCCTCGCGGTGCGGCGCGTCGAGATCCAGGGGCTGTTCGACGCCGTACGGCCGCCGTCCACCGCGGATCTGGGCCGGCTCACGGAGGTGGGCGTGATCGGGACGGTGCTGGCGTTCGCGCTGATCGCCTCGGCGGAGTCGCTGTTCAGCGCGGCGGCGGTGGACCGGCTGCACCAGGGGCCGCGCACCGACTACGACCGTGAGCTCATCGCGCAGGGCGCCGGCAACGCCGTGTGCGGGATGCTCGGGGCGCTGCCCATGACCGCGGTGATCGTGCGGAGCGCCGCCAATGTGCACGCGGGTGCGCGGACCAAGGCGTCGCGGGTGCTGCACGGGGTGTGGCTGCTGCTCTTCACGGCCGTGGTGCCGGCGGTGCTCGGGCTGATTCCGGTGGCGGCGCTGGCGGGGCTGCTGGTGCACGCGGGGTGCAAGCTGGTGCCGGTGCGGGAGGTGCGGGCGCTGTGGCGCGGGCATCGCGGTGAGGTGGGCGTGCTCACGGTGACCGCGGTGGCGATCGTGCTGGGGAACCTGTTCGAGGGGGTGCTGGTCGGGCTCGCGCTCGCGGTGGCCAAGACCGCCTGGGACATCAGCCATGTGCATGTGGAGACGGAGGACCGGGGCGCCGCGGGCCTGGTCGTACGGGTGGTCGGCAACGCCACGTTCCTGCGGCTGCCGAAGCTGCTGGACGCCCTGGAGGCGTTGCCCCGCGACCGTGTCGTACGGCTGGAGCTCGGCGGGCTGCGGCATGTGGACCACGCGTGTGCGGCGGCCCTCGACGCGTGGGCCGCCGGGCGGGATCACGGGCGGATCGCCACCAGCAGTTCCACGACGTAG
- a CDS encoding sugar phosphate isomerase/epimerase, with amino-acid sequence MAEPVVRIPDAKVALSTASVYPESTATAFEIAARLGYDGVEVMVWTDPVSQDIDALRRLSDYHRVPILAVHAPCLLITQRVWSTDPWTKLQRAKAAAEKLGAGTVVVHPPFRWQRQYARDFVSGIWRMADETDVRFAVENMYPWRYRDREMLAYAPDWDVTKDDYRHFTIDLSHTATARTDALQMIDRMGDRLGHVHLADGNGSSKDEHLVPGRGTQPCAELLDRLALSGFDGHVVIEVNTRRAMSSAEREADLAEALAFTRLHLASAVKVPRG; translated from the coding sequence GTGGCAGAACCAGTGGTGCGCATCCCGGATGCGAAGGTCGCGCTGTCCACGGCCTCCGTCTATCCGGAGTCGACCGCGACGGCCTTCGAGATCGCCGCGCGCCTCGGGTACGACGGCGTCGAGGTCATGGTGTGGACCGACCCCGTCAGCCAGGACATCGACGCGCTGCGCCGCCTCAGCGACTACCACCGCGTACCGATCCTCGCCGTTCACGCGCCCTGCCTGCTGATCACCCAGCGCGTCTGGTCCACCGACCCGTGGACCAAGCTCCAGCGCGCGAAGGCCGCCGCCGAGAAGCTCGGCGCCGGCACCGTCGTGGTCCACCCCCCGTTCCGCTGGCAGCGCCAGTACGCCCGCGACTTCGTCAGCGGGATCTGGCGCATGGCCGACGAGACGGACGTGCGGTTCGCCGTCGAGAACATGTACCCGTGGCGCTACCGCGACCGCGAGATGCTCGCGTACGCCCCCGACTGGGACGTGACGAAGGACGACTACCGCCACTTCACGATCGACCTCAGCCACACCGCGACCGCCCGCACCGACGCCCTCCAGATGATCGACCGCATGGGCGACCGCCTCGGACACGTGCACCTCGCCGACGGCAACGGCTCCAGCAAGGACGAGCACCTGGTCCCGGGCCGCGGCACCCAGCCCTGCGCCGAACTCCTCGACCGCCTCGCGCTGTCCGGTTTCGACGGCCATGTCGTCATCGAGGTCAACACCCGCCGGGCGATGTCCAGCGCGGAGCGCGAGGCCGACCTCGCCGAAGCCCTCGCCTTCACCCGGCTTCACCTCGCCTCGGCCGTCAAGGTGCCCCGCGGATGA
- a CDS encoding TetR family transcriptional regulator → MTDAAPRRGRGRPTRTQTEAGPATRDRILEAAREEFSERGYEKTSVRGIAKSAGVDSALVHHYFGTKEQVFEAAIEVAFAPALGAPEKLVEGSLDGVGERLTRFVLGIWENPTSRTPLLAIVRSAVNNDTAAAVFRRLVAAQLLRRIAGRLDLPDAELRAELAAAQLVGVAMLRHVIKVEPLASADLELVVAKVAPVVQGHLTNP, encoded by the coding sequence ATGACGGACGCCGCCCCCCGCCGCGGCCGGGGACGTCCCACCCGTACCCAGACGGAGGCGGGCCCCGCCACCCGCGACCGCATCCTGGAAGCGGCCCGCGAGGAGTTCTCCGAGCGCGGGTACGAGAAGACGTCCGTCCGCGGCATCGCCAAGTCCGCCGGCGTGGACTCGGCCCTCGTGCACCACTACTTCGGCACCAAGGAACAGGTCTTCGAGGCGGCCATCGAGGTCGCCTTCGCCCCCGCGCTCGGAGCGCCCGAGAAGCTCGTCGAGGGCTCCCTCGACGGCGTCGGCGAACGGCTGACCCGGTTCGTCCTCGGCATCTGGGAGAACCCCACGAGCCGCACCCCGCTGCTCGCGATCGTCCGCTCGGCGGTGAACAACGACACCGCGGCCGCCGTCTTCCGCCGTCTCGTCGCCGCCCAGCTGCTGCGCCGCATAGCGGGCCGGCTCGACCTTCCGGACGCGGAGCTGCGCGCGGAGCTCGCCGCGGCCCAGCTGGTCGGGGTCGCGATGCTGCGCCATGTGATCAAGGTCGAGCCGCTGGCCTCCGCGGACCTGGAGCTCGTCGTGGCCAAGGTGGCGCCCGTGGTGCAGGGGCACCTGACGAACCCATGA
- a CDS encoding EamA/RhaT family transporter, with protein MSDETSTGTGTPAGPQPEPLRFFGTTWVEHDGGYTARRIGVAVGAPVAAVASCFVLRFAYEGLTIGNVGTLVTVMVVVMFAVCTALAFGHTWESFSKRPDPERRAKLRGLLTIGFVGSLLAYSLRSLTEAPGEKLHRTEYETAKEQYTRRTERRAGNPAKKRRRA; from the coding sequence GTGAGCGACGAGACCAGCACCGGAACCGGTACCCCCGCGGGGCCCCAGCCCGAGCCCCTGCGGTTCTTCGGGACGACCTGGGTGGAGCACGACGGCGGCTACACCGCCCGCCGGATCGGCGTGGCCGTCGGCGCGCCGGTCGCCGCGGTGGCCTCCTGCTTCGTGCTCCGCTTCGCCTACGAGGGCCTGACCATCGGGAACGTGGGCACTCTCGTGACCGTCATGGTCGTGGTGATGTTCGCGGTGTGCACCGCGCTCGCGTTCGGCCACACCTGGGAGTCCTTCTCCAAGCGTCCCGACCCCGAGCGCCGGGCCAAGCTGCGCGGTCTGCTCACGATCGGTTTCGTCGGCTCCCTCCTCGCCTACTCCCTCCGCTCCCTCACCGAAGCGCCGGGCGAGAAGCTCCACCGCACGGAGTACGAGACGGCGAAGGAGCAGTACACCCGCCGCACCGAACGCCGAGCTGGCAACCCGGCGAAGAAGCGCCGCCGCGCCTGA
- the radA gene encoding DNA repair protein RadA: MAARTKSAKDRPSYRCTECGWQTAKWLGRCAECQAWGTVEEYGAPAVRTTAPGRVTTSALPIGQVDARQAAARSTGVPELDRVLGGGLVPGAVVLVAGEPGVGKSTLLLDVAAKSASDEHRTLYVTGEESASQVRLRADRIKAIDDHLYLAAETDLAAVLGHLDAVKPSLLILDSVQTVASPEIDGAPGGMAQVREVAGALIRASKERGMSTLLVGHVTKDGAIAGPRLLEHLVDVVLSFEGDRHARLRLVRGVKNRYGTTDEVGCFELHDEGITGLADPSGLFLTRRAEPVPGTCLTVTLEGRRPLVAEVQALTVDSQIPSPRRTTSGLETSRVSMMLAVLEQRGKISALGKRDIYSATVGGVKLSEPAADLAVALALASAASDIPLPKNLVAIGEVGLAGEVRRVTGVQRRLAEAHRLGFTHALVPTDPGKVPAGMKVLEVADIGAALSVLPRSRRREAPRDEEQRR, from the coding sequence ATGGCTGCCCGTACGAAATCCGCGAAGGACCGGCCGTCCTACCGCTGCACCGAGTGCGGCTGGCAGACGGCCAAATGGCTCGGCCGCTGCGCCGAGTGCCAGGCATGGGGGACGGTCGAGGAGTACGGCGCGCCCGCCGTGCGCACGACCGCGCCGGGCCGGGTCACCACCTCCGCGCTGCCCATCGGACAGGTCGACGCCCGTCAGGCCGCCGCCCGCAGCACCGGCGTGCCCGAGCTCGACCGTGTCCTCGGCGGGGGTCTCGTGCCCGGGGCCGTCGTCCTCGTCGCGGGCGAGCCCGGCGTCGGCAAGTCCACGCTGCTGCTGGACGTGGCCGCCAAGTCGGCGAGTGACGAACACCGCACCCTGTATGTGACGGGCGAGGAGTCGGCCAGTCAGGTGCGGCTGCGCGCGGACCGCATCAAGGCGATCGACGACCACCTCTATCTCGCCGCGGAGACCGATCTGGCGGCGGTCCTCGGCCACTTGGACGCGGTGAAGCCGTCCCTGCTCATCCTGGACTCCGTGCAGACCGTCGCCTCCCCGGAGATCGACGGCGCGCCCGGTGGCATGGCGCAGGTCCGCGAGGTGGCGGGCGCGCTCATCCGCGCCTCCAAGGAGCGCGGCATGTCCACCCTGCTCGTGGGCCATGTCACCAAGGACGGCGCGATCGCGGGGCCCCGGCTGCTCGAACACCTCGTGGACGTCGTCCTGTCCTTCGAGGGCGACCGGCACGCGCGCCTCAGGCTGGTGCGCGGAGTCAAGAACCGCTACGGGACGACGGACGAGGTCGGCTGCTTCGAGCTGCACGACGAGGGCATCACCGGGCTCGCGGACCCGTCGGGGCTCTTCCTCACGCGCCGCGCCGAGCCCGTCCCCGGCACCTGTCTGACCGTCACGCTCGAAGGCCGCCGTCCGCTGGTCGCCGAGGTCCAGGCGCTCACCGTGGACTCCCAGATCCCCTCCCCGCGCCGGACGACCTCGGGCCTGGAGACCTCCCGCGTCTCGATGATGCTCGCCGTCCTGGAGCAGCGGGGCAAGATCAGCGCCCTCGGCAAGCGGGACATCTACTCGGCGACGGTGGGCGGGGTGAAGCTCTCCGAGCCCGCCGCGGACCTCGCCGTCGCGCTCGCCCTGGCGTCCGCCGCCAGTGACATCCCGCTGCCCAAGAACCTGGTCGCGATCGGCGAGGTGGGGCTCGCGGGCGAGGTCAGACGGGTCACGGGGGTCCAGCGCCGGCTGGCCGAGGCCCACCGGCTGGGCTTCACGCACGCCCTCGTGCCGACCGACCCGGGCAAGGTCCCGGCCGGTATGAAGGTCCTGGAAGTGGCCGACATCGGCGCGGCTCTGAGTGTCCTTCCGCGCTCGCGTCGCAGAGAGGCCCCACGGGACGAGGAGCAGCGCCGGTAG
- the ilvD gene encoding dihydroxy-acid dehydratase — MPELRSRTVTHGRNMAGARALMRASGVPGADIGRKPIIAVANSFTEFVPGHTHLQPVGRIVSEAITAAGGIAREFNTIAVDDGIAMGHGGMLYSLPSRDLIADSVEYMVEAHCADALICISNCDKITPGMLMAALRLNIPTVFVSGGPMESGRATLVDGTVRTLDLVDAISDAVNDKISDEDILRIEENACPTCGSCSGMFTANSMNCLTEAIGLSLPGNGSVLATHTARKGLYEDAARTVVDITRRYYDQDDESVLPRNIATHAAFENAMALDIAMGGSTNTILHLLAAAQEAGVPFGLDEINDVSRRVPCLAKVAPNVAKDRTYYMEDVHRAGGIPALLGELHRAGLLNEDVHSVHSPSLSDWLKTWDVRAGSPSPEAIELWYAAPGGVRSSEAFSQSERWAALDEDAEGGCIRSAEHAYSKDGGLAVLKGNLAVDGCVVKTAGVDESIWTFEGPAVVCESQDEAVDKILKKQITHGDVVVIRYEGPKGGPGMQEMLYPTSFLKGRGLGKTCALITDGRFSGGTSGLSIGHASPEAASGGTIALVRDGDRIRIDIPNRSIELLVSDEELETRRDALNGVYAPANRERKVTAALRAYAAMATSADKGAVRDVSKLG; from the coding sequence ATGCCCGAGCTGAGGTCCCGCACAGTCACCCACGGCCGCAACATGGCGGGCGCACGCGCCCTGATGCGCGCCTCCGGTGTACCCGGTGCGGACATCGGACGGAAGCCGATCATCGCGGTCGCCAACTCCTTCACGGAGTTCGTGCCCGGTCACACCCACCTCCAGCCCGTCGGCCGGATCGTCAGCGAGGCCATCACGGCCGCCGGCGGCATCGCCCGCGAGTTCAACACGATCGCGGTCGACGACGGCATCGCGATGGGCCACGGCGGCATGCTGTACTCCCTGCCCTCCCGCGACCTGATCGCGGACTCGGTGGAGTACATGGTCGAGGCGCACTGCGCCGACGCCCTGATCTGCATCTCGAACTGCGACAAGATCACGCCCGGCATGCTCATGGCCGCCCTGCGCCTGAACATCCCCACGGTCTTCGTCTCCGGCGGCCCGATGGAGTCCGGCCGCGCCACCCTGGTCGACGGCACGGTCCGCACCCTCGACCTGGTCGACGCGATCTCCGACGCCGTGAACGACAAGATCTCGGACGAGGACATCCTCCGTATCGAGGAGAACGCCTGTCCGACCTGCGGCTCCTGTTCCGGCATGTTCACCGCCAACTCGATGAACTGCCTGACCGAGGCCATCGGCCTGAGCCTGCCCGGCAACGGCTCGGTCCTCGCCACCCACACCGCCCGCAAGGGCCTGTACGAGGACGCGGCCCGCACGGTCGTCGACATCACGCGCCGCTACTACGACCAGGACGACGAGTCGGTCCTGCCGCGCAACATCGCCACCCACGCGGCCTTCGAGAACGCCATGGCGCTCGACATCGCCATGGGCGGCTCCACCAACACGATCCTGCACCTGCTGGCCGCCGCCCAGGAGGCGGGCGTCCCGTTCGGCCTGGACGAGATCAACGACGTCTCGCGCCGGGTGCCGTGCCTCGCCAAGGTCGCCCCGAACGTCGCCAAGGACCGCACGTACTACATGGAGGACGTGCACCGCGCCGGCGGCATCCCCGCCCTCCTCGGCGAACTGCACCGCGCGGGCCTGCTCAACGAGGACGTCCACTCCGTCCACAGCCCGTCCCTCTCCGACTGGCTCAAGACCTGGGACGTGCGCGCCGGCTCCCCGTCCCCCGAGGCGATCGAGCTGTGGTACGCGGCCCCGGGTGGCGTCCGCTCCTCCGAGGCGTTCTCCCAGTCCGAGCGCTGGGCCGCCCTCGACGAGGACGCCGAGGGCGGCTGCATCCGCTCCGCCGAGCACGCCTACTCCAAGGACGGCGGCCTCGCCGTCCTCAAGGGCAACCTCGCCGTCGACGGCTGCGTCGTGAAGACGGCCGGTGTCGACGAGTCCATCTGGACCTTCGAGGGCCCGGCGGTCGTCTGCGAGTCCCAGGACGAGGCAGTCGACAAGATCCTCAAGAAGCAGATCACCCACGGCGACGTCGTGGTCATCCGCTACGAGGGCCCCAAGGGCGGCCCCGGCATGCAGGAGATGCTCTACCCGACCTCGTTCCTCAAGGGCCGCGGCCTCGGCAAGACCTGCGCCCTGATCACCGACGGCCGCTTCTCCGGCGGCACTTCGGGCCTGTCGATCGGCCACGCCTCCCCCGAGGCCGCGTCCGGTGGCACGATCGCCCTGGTCCGTGACGGCGACCGCATCCGCATCGACATCCCCAACCGCTCCATCGAACTGCTCGTGTCCGACGAGGAGTTGGAGACCCGCCGCGACGCCCTGAACGGCGTCTACGCCCCCGCGAACCGCGAGCGCAAGGTGACGGCCGCCCTGCGCGCCTACGCGGCGATGGCGACGAGCGCGGACAAGGGCGCGGTGCGCGACGTCTCGAAGCTGGGCTAG
- a CDS encoding serine/threonine-protein kinase translates to MPPQRSTGTDSEAEHPRYAGQYLLEARLGSGGMGIVHLARSASGLRLAVKVVHAEFSQDPEFRGRFRQEVAAARRVSGAFTAPVVDADPDAAHPWMATLFIPGPTLAEHVKRNGALSTDRLRHLMAGLAEALRDIHRAGVVHRDLKPSNVLLAEDGPKVIDFGISRPSDSELRTETGKLIGTPPFMAPEQFSRPRHVGPAADVFALGSVIVHAATGSGPFDSDSPYLVAYQVVHDEPDLTGVPDELLDLVARCLAKEPEDRPTPDELMTALRSVSASYDTRAFIPEQRTGGGESAVPERASRPRPRPRRPEGAEDRTHVAAQKRGGRRRRLPALVVAAGLALVTGVVVGAFGLPGTSQSPAGEHHAALPPGHAFRPWSLDLKTSGSEAAGRPQCTYTPRALLCVRPGVLAAAMDPDNGEVLWSRSDTGTTSAYSTPAPVLSGGLLLVGSGDGRRLTALDPATGATRWTRDVGRYEGRIAHAAGVVLLVAPDSEVTALDAATGREKWRHTVPGMHLPQFHSFGDGVAYAISTPTVTETRVAAVDPRTGATTWQRTMNGQLGVVAAHDGTVWFTSTTADQYTDAVLRYDVAERRLHRTALRVQQAQAQVAVRGDIAYLLGNDGSLVAVNTRTSKQLWRVETSVSKASAPAVAGGRLYLTAVDGRLLAVDADRGALLGQTRPRPGGTRGSLVSVLPAPLTAATHVYATAPDGTLFAVDGRDPSGW, encoded by the coding sequence ATGCCGCCACAGCGCAGCACCGGTACGGACTCGGAAGCGGAACATCCGCGCTACGCCGGGCAGTACCTGCTGGAGGCGAGACTGGGCTCCGGTGGCATGGGAATCGTGCATCTGGCGCGGTCCGCCTCCGGGTTGCGGCTGGCCGTCAAGGTCGTGCACGCCGAGTTCTCCCAAGACCCCGAGTTCCGGGGGCGGTTCCGTCAGGAGGTCGCGGCCGCGCGACGGGTCAGCGGTGCCTTCACCGCGCCCGTGGTGGACGCCGACCCCGACGCCGCACACCCGTGGATGGCGACCCTGTTCATCCCGGGTCCGACCCTCGCCGAACACGTGAAGCGGAACGGCGCGCTGTCCACGGACCGGTTGCGCCATCTGATGGCCGGACTCGCCGAGGCCCTGCGGGACATCCACCGGGCCGGGGTCGTCCACCGCGACCTCAAGCCCAGCAACGTCCTGCTGGCGGAGGACGGGCCGAAGGTCATCGACTTCGGCATCTCGCGCCCCTCGGACAGTGAACTCCGCACGGAGACCGGGAAGTTGATCGGCACGCCGCCGTTCATGGCGCCGGAGCAGTTCAGCAGACCGCGGCATGTCGGACCGGCGGCGGACGTGTTCGCCCTCGGGTCGGTGATCGTGCACGCGGCCACCGGGAGCGGGCCCTTCGACTCGGACAGCCCCTATCTGGTCGCCTATCAAGTCGTGCACGACGAGCCGGACTTGACCGGGGTGCCGGACGAGCTGCTCGACCTGGTCGCGCGCTGTCTCGCCAAGGAGCCCGAGGACCGGCCCACCCCGGACGAGCTGATGACCGCGCTGCGTTCGGTCTCAGCCTCGTACGACACCCGGGCCTTCATACCCGAACAGCGCACCGGCGGCGGGGAGTCGGCCGTACCGGAGCGGGCATCGCGTCCACGTCCGCGGCCCCGGCGGCCGGAGGGTGCCGAGGACCGTACTCATGTGGCGGCACAGAAACGGGGCGGCAGGCGCCGGCGCCTGCCCGCGCTCGTCGTGGCCGCCGGGCTCGCCCTCGTCACCGGCGTCGTCGTCGGCGCCTTCGGTCTGCCCGGCACGTCGCAGAGCCCGGCTGGGGAACACCACGCCGCTCTCCCGCCCGGGCACGCCTTCCGGCCCTGGAGTCTCGATCTGAAGACCTCCGGCTCCGAAGCCGCAGGCCGGCCGCAGTGCACGTACACGCCCCGAGCCCTGCTGTGCGTCCGGCCCGGTGTCCTTGCCGCGGCGATGGATCCGGACAACGGCGAAGTGCTGTGGTCCCGGAGCGACACGGGGACCACCAGCGCCTACTCCACCCCGGCCCCGGTCCTTTCCGGCGGGCTCCTGCTGGTCGGCAGCGGTGACGGGCGACGGCTGACCGCACTGGACCCTGCCACGGGCGCGACGCGCTGGACCCGGGACGTCGGGCGCTACGAAGGCCGTATCGCCCACGCCGCCGGCGTGGTCCTGCTCGTCGCCCCCGACTCGGAGGTCACCGCGCTGGACGCCGCCACGGGCAGGGAGAAGTGGCGTCACACCGTCCCCGGGATGCACCTCCCCCAGTTCCACTCGTTCGGTGACGGGGTCGCCTACGCGATCTCGACGCCGACGGTGACCGAGACCCGGGTGGCCGCCGTGGATCCTCGGACCGGTGCCACGACCTGGCAGCGGACCATGAACGGGCAGCTCGGCGTAGTGGCGGCCCACGACGGAACGGTCTGGTTCACGTCGACCACCGCCGACCAGTACACGGACGCCGTACTGCGTTACGACGTGGCGGAGCGCAGGCTTCACCGCACCGCGCTGCGCGTCCAGCAGGCCCAGGCGCAGGTGGCCGTACGGGGGGACATCGCGTATCTGCTGGGGAACGACGGTTCGCTGGTCGCCGTGAACACCAGGACGTCGAAGCAGCTGTGGCGGGTGGAGACGTCGGTCAGCAAGGCGTCCGCCCCGGCCGTGGCCGGAGGACGTCTCTATCTCACCGCGGTGGACGGGCGTCTCCTCGCCGTCGACGCCGACCGGGGCGCGCTGCTCGGCCAGACCAGGCCGCGTCCTGGCGGCACCCGGGGCTCGCTCGTCAGTGTGCTCCCGGCCCCCCTCACCGCCGCCACCCACGTCTACGCCACCGCCCCCGACGGCACCCTCTTCGCGGTGGACGGGCGGGATCCTTCGGGGTGGTGA